The nucleotide sequence CACCGGCAACGTCGGTCGCGAGATGATCAAACGGCTGCAAACCCGGCCCGACCTGGAGCTGATCGGGCTGCACTGCTATTCGCCAGACAAGGTCGGCGCAGATGCCGGGGAACTGGCCGGTATCGGCCCGATCGGCGTAACGGCCACGGGCAGCGTCTCCGACATCGTCGCGGCCAAGCCGGATGTGCTCACGTTTCACGGTGTGTTCCCCGACGAAGACCTCTATGTCAAAGTGCTCGAGGCGGGCATCAATATCGTCACCACCGCCGACTGGATCACCGGGTGGCACCGCGATCACAACCATCCACATCCATCGGGCAAGCCGGTGACGCGGCTGTTGGCCGAGGCGTGTGAAAAGGGCGGCGCCACGTTCTACGGCACCGGCATGAACCCCGGCCTGAACCAGATCCTGGGTGTGGTGTGCTCAGCTGATGTGGCCGAGATCGAGAACGTCACCACGATCGAGTCCGTCGACGTGTCATGCCACCACTCCAAGGAGACCTGGATCGAGGTCGGTTACGGTCAACCGGTTGATGACCCGGACATTCCGGCCAAGCTGGAGAAGTACACGCGGGTCTTCGCCGACAGCGTGCTGATGATGGCGGACTGTTTCGACTTGCCGCTCGACGAGGTCAAGTTCAGTTACGAACTCGGGGCCTGCACCAAGGACGTCGACCTGGGCTGGTACACGCTGCCCAAGGGCTCACTCGGCGGTAACTATCTCAAGTATCAGGGCATGGTCGGCGGGGTGCCGCGAGTGGAGACACACCTGGAGTGGCAGATGACGCCGCACACCGACCCGAGCTGGAACATCAAGGGCTGTTACATCACCCAGATCAAGGGCGACCCGTGCATCTACAACAAGCACATGATCTTCCCGAAAGCCGGTGTGGACCTGTCCAACCCGGACAACTTCGCCTCCATCGGCATGACGGTTACCGGGATGCCCGCCCTCAACTCGATCAAGTCGGTGGTGGCGGCACGGCCCGGCTTGATCACCAGCGCTGAGCTTCCATTGCGCGGGTTTGCCGGGCGGTTCAAGAACTAGCCCCGGTCAGGGCCCCTCGTCGTCGAAGAGGCGTTCGGGGTGATGGTAGTCATTGGTGCGTGCGCCGCGGTCGAGCTGTGGGGGCGGGATCCATGCGGTCCGTCCGTTGGGGAGTTTCGTTGTTCGCCAGCCATTTCCGGCCAGCTTGTGATCGGGTTTGCAGGCAAAGGTGAGTTTGTCGACGTCGGTTGGGCCGCCGGCCGCCCACTCGTCGGTGTGGTGCACTTCGCACCAGTAGCCGGGCACGTCGCAGCCCGGGTGGGTGCAGCCGCGGTCCTGCGCGTAGAGGACCAGCCGCTGATCGGCCGAGGCCAGTCGGCGAGATCGTCCGAGATACAGGGAGCGATTTGAATGTTCGTCGAAAACCGCCAAGTAGTGATATGCGCGGCTGGCCATCCGGATCACGTCGCGCATGGGCACAAACGTCCCACCGCCGGTCACCGCGCGGCCCGTGCCCGAAGTTAGTTCCCGCAGCGTGGTCGACACGATGACCGTCACCGGCAATCCGTTGTGAGCACCGAGTTTTGGATCGCCCAGCCGGCCGTCGAGCAGGGCGTTGAGGGCGTCGTGGCGGCGCTGGGCGGGGCTGCGCAGATCTTTGGCGGTGCCCTCGTCGGTGGGTTCGCCTTTGACGCAGGGTGTTTCGTCATCGGGGTTGCACATGCCGGGTGCGGCGAACCGGGCCAGCCACGCATCGAGATGGGCACGCAGTTGCGGGGTGGCGATGAGCTTGCCGATGCTCATGCCGTCGGGGCGTTGAGCGCACCAGGTAAAGCCACGCTGGCGGGCCCGGTCGGCGTCGGAGAACTTTCCGTCGGGATTGATCAGCACCGCGGCGCGGTTGGCGACCTTTTCGAGTTGGTCGGGCCGCAGCTGCACCGCTTGCCGGGCCAGAAATTGTTCTGCTTGTCTGACCGTGTCGGCCGGTGTGTCCCGGGGGAGATCGCGCACGAAGGCCGCTATTACCTTTACGTGCTGGCCATCCAGCAGGCCCCGGCGCCACACCTGTGCCGTGGCGGGCAGTTCCGCCGGCAGTGATTGGCCGGTCAGCGTGATGCGCGGTGATAGTTGTTGGGCATCGTGAACCCGGCGACGGGCTTCGGCGCAGCTGATGCGCAGCCAGTCGGCGACCACCTTGTAGACCGGGCCGCCGATGTCGGCCGGATCTTCGGCGGCCAGGCCCGCGATCACGTCGTGGCTGACCACCGCTTGGCGTCGTCGCGCGTTCTCCAGCCGCTGCAGCGCGCGCAGCCGAGCGGCGGGCTCGAGGTGGCCAAGGTCGGCTTCACCGATCGCCGCCACCGCCGCATCCAGCGCGTCCAACAAGGCGGCTATCGAATGCATGTTCGAATTCTATGTGTGCGTGGCAACACGGGTGCGGCGGTCAACGGCCGCTGTGGATGAACGCCGGACTGTGGATGACGGTGCCGGGTCTAGGGTGAAGGCCATGCGAGTAGGCGTATTGGGAGCCAAGGGAAAAGTCGGTGCGACGATGGTTTCGGCGGTCGAGTCCGCTGCGGACTTGACCCTGTCCGCCGAGGTGGACGCCGGTGATCCACTGAGTACCTTGACCGAGACAAACACTGAGGCCGTCATCGACTTCACCCACCCCGACGTGGTGATGGGCAACCTGGAGTTCCTGATCGACAATGGAATTCACGCCGTGGTCGGAACCACAGGTTTCACCGCCGAGCGGATCGCGCAGGTGCAATCATGGCTGGCCAAAAAGCCCAGCACGGCAGTGTTGATCGCGCCGAATTTTGCTATCGGGGCGGTGTTATCCATGCATTTCGCCAAGCAGGCTGCGCCGTTCTTCGACTCCGCTGAGATCATCGAGCTGCATCATCCACAAAAGGCGGACGCACCA is from Mycobacterium marinum and encodes:
- a CDS encoding HNH endonuclease signature motif containing protein; its protein translation is MHSIAALLDALDAAVAAIGEADLGHLEPAARLRALQRLENARRRQAVVSHDVIAGLAAEDPADIGGPVYKVVADWLRISCAEARRRVHDAQQLSPRITLTGQSLPAELPATAQVWRRGLLDGQHVKVIAAFVRDLPRDTPADTVRQAEQFLARQAVQLRPDQLEKVANRAAVLINPDGKFSDADRARQRGFTWCAQRPDGMSIGKLIATPQLRAHLDAWLARFAAPGMCNPDDETPCVKGEPTDEGTAKDLRSPAQRRHDALNALLDGRLGDPKLGAHNGLPVTVIVSTTLRELTSGTGRAVTGGGTFVPMRDVIRMASRAYHYLAVFDEHSNRSLYLGRSRRLASADQRLVLYAQDRGCTHPGCDVPGYWCEVHHTDEWAAGGPTDVDKLTFACKPDHKLAGNGWRTTKLPNGRTAWIPPPQLDRGARTNDYHHPERLFDDEGP
- the dapB gene encoding 4-hydroxy-tetrahydrodipicolinate reductase yields the protein MRVGVLGAKGKVGATMVSAVESAADLTLSAEVDAGDPLSTLTETNTEAVIDFTHPDVVMGNLEFLIDNGIHAVVGTTGFTAERIAQVQSWLAKKPSTAVLIAPNFAIGAVLSMHFAKQAAPFFDSAEIIELHHPQKADAPSGTATRTAKLIAEAREGLAPNPDATSTSLPGARGADVDGIPVHAVRLAGLVAHQEVLFGTQGETLTIRHDSLDRTSFVPGVLLAVRRVRERPGLTIGIEPLLNLQ